In Nitrosopumilus sp., the genomic stretch GCTAAATTCCAACTTCTACTTCGCCATAAAATTATCAAGGCTTCTCTCAAATCTAATCGTTACCATCTATTTTCTAATAACAGTGAGTCTAAACCTCGCATTACATAAATTTTAGATTATTTTTCTAATGTCTGGAATTAATTTGACAATCTCTTCTTCAATAACTTGAAATTTCAATAATGTTGTTTCTTTTTTGTGTACTCAAATTAACAAAGTTAATCTTTCTTAATTTTCATTAATTGGTTAATAAACACCTGTTTTTTATCTTGTGTGACCTTGTTCTTATAATCAATAATCTTGGAATGATATTGAATAAAAAATGAACAAATCTCTGATTTTGTTGCCTCTTATCGCAATTCCAATTATTTTTATTTTGTTTAGTCCTCAAGATTCTAAAAAATATTCTGAACTTGATCTTACTGGTCAAGATGCAATATTGAAGGTTGGTGAGGATTTCATTAAACAGGCCTCAGTTGAAACTCTTGATCAGGATCATATTTTAAATGAGTTAAGAGAAATCACTGAAGAAGAGATTCGTAAAGAAACACAAATACATGATCCTACAGAAAGTGAAAAGATCTTTACAAATGGAATGAAATTAAGCGACGATTATAATAGGATCAGTTTTGAATATTCTACTGAAAAACTTACTGTTGCAGAATTTTTTTCAAAATTACTGGATTTTAAAATAAAATATGAAAAATATATGACTGCAATAGATTCTTACATTGGCGATGAGGATATCTTAGTTCTTAAGAATTCAATGGTTAAAGAATATAAAAAAATCAACGAGCAGATAACTTTGATAAAAAACTCAGGAACCATTGATGATGAATGGGAATCTCAAACTGAGTTTGATAAATACAAACAATATCTACCATCCATGTTTGATTCTTAATTGCTCGTATTTATCATATTTTGGAAAATTGATAAAAATAGTACTTTTCATAAACCCGACTCTGGAATCCCACAAAAATGATTTTTCTGTTTAGTTGTGACTGATTACTGTTTTTTTATGTCTGAAACCCTAAAAATTGATAAATGATCTTGCATGTTTTTTTTGAACTAGCTGGACTTCTAGATGTCTTTGTGTTTTCATAACTTATGGCAGTATTTAAAAAAAATCCTCCCGATTATTTACTTCATCCTTTTCTTGAATTTTTAATTGTCACGCTTTCTTTAATTGCTATTTTAGTTCCACTTAGAATTCTTTCTAAAATGATTTTTGTTGATGAATGGATTGGTTCTGTTGGTGTTATCACTGTGGTTTTTGGTGTGATTCTCTTTTTATCTATGAAAGAAAAATTGGGAAATTTTGGTCAGATGTTTCTTCGTCAAATCACTAAAAATCATACCCGAAAACAAAAATGGATTATTTTTTCTCAAACCGGATTATTTCTGTCTCTGGGAATTTTGACTATATTTAGCATACATGCCGGAAATACCGAATATTATCTCTTAAAAGAGCAGGTGATAGCAGAATTTGGGAGCAAAGGAATCATGATTGATTCGGACTTGAATTTTGACGCAATTAATCAAATATCTTCCCAAGTTTCTCCCGAACAACAGGTAGGGGCCATTGCAGCATTGCCGCTGCTTACTATACAAAATTTTGAAATTTTTTCAGTAGTGTTGGCGGTTACTGATCAAATGATGGGTGGATGGGTGATGTATTTTTGGCAAATCATGGTAATTGAAACTGTGGAGATTTCGATATTTTTGTTCATTACAAGAAAATTTACTTCAAAATATGCATGAACAATACGTGTACTAAAAAATATTTTTCGTTTATCCTACCTTGCTTTCTGTTTTAATGCTTCTTTGTATTCTGCAAATGCGTCATCTTTGACAATCTTGGCCACATCTAAAATCACTTTTTTTGCATTAATTACAGTTTGCTCCCCTGAGCTTTTAGCTGATTTGTAATCTTCTTTTGCAGTTTTCCATGCTGCAAACGCTGTTTTGTATGCTAAAAACGCCTTCTTCTTTTCTTCAATGACATCTTTTTTGTTTCCTTGTTTGTCATAATCCTTGGATTTTTCTTCCATCTCTTTTCTTGCATTCTCATTTTTGCTATCTGGATTATGATGTGCATCAACTATGGAAACTGTCTGAGCTAAAAGTAACGTTGTCAATAAAACCATCATTACAGAAATCACTTTGATATTCATAATCTTCGTTATTTTTTAGAAATATTATCTAGTGTCTGTTTAATTAAATCACATAATAATCATAATTATTATAAAACATTACATTTGTATTTTATTGTTGAGAAAATTTTCTCAATGTAAGTATGAATAAAAAACGGCTGTTTGTTCATTTTGAATTACCAGTAAATTATGTTGATCTATGCATTTCTTTCCATAATGAGTGATTCTCAACAAGTTATAGAATTGCATGAAAATAAAAAAGATTTTTTCCAGCAGGTAGTTGAACAAACTTCTGAAATTGGTCATGAAATCAACAGAGCGTTAAAATCTACCAAAGAAATCAACGGTAGGGCACATATGCTTTCCACAACTGCAAAAATTGAAGCAAATCGTACTGGTGATATTGGAAGAAATTTTTTGGTCGTATCGAACTCAATTGATGAATTAAGTACAAAAACAGATGAAGTTCTAGATAAAATGAAAAAAGAAACTATACGAGAGATTGAAAATTTATCTAAATCAATTGAAAGTAAATCTGTCAGCATTCGTGGAAGCAGATTGGCAACTCTTGCTTTGACAAATATTCGACTAATTGACAGAAATCTTTTTGAAAGGGCTGCCGATGTTCGCTGGTGGGCAACAGACGATATCTTGGTCAAATCTCTTGTAGAGAATAATATTGATGCGTATCAAGAAGCAGAAAATCGCCTTAGAGTGATTTTACAATCGTATACTGTTTACTATGATCTTATTTTATGTGATGTGGAAGGCAACTGTAAAGCTTCTGGAGAAAGCAAATTTGGTTTTACTGGAAGAAATTTTTCTGATAAACCTTGGTTTAAAGGAGCCATGAATACCAACAGTGGTAAAGAACATGCATTTGAAACTGTACATCACTCCCCATCTGTAAATGATGATTATACAGTAACTTATTCCTGCAAGATACATGAGGGGGGAAATCCTGATAACAAAGTTATTGGTGTTCTGGGTGCTGTTTTCAAATGGACTGAATTTGCACAAAGAATAGTAAATGAAACTTCTTTATCTTCTGAGGAAAAATCAAAAACACGTGTGCTACTTTGTGATGATGCGGGAAATGTTCTTGCTGATACAAAAGAAAGAATCCTAAAACAGACGATTAATTTTAAAGGTAAAAATGATTTGTTCCTAAAAGAAAAAGGATTCAGCGTCGTTGAAAAAGATGGAATTAAAAAAATTGTCTGCCATGCGTTGTCTCCTGGGTTTGAAGGGTATAGATCAAAAGAATGGCATTCATTAATAATTCAAGATATTGATGCGTCTTGTCAGGATCTGGATTTGACCGACAATAATGATGAATCTCTTGATTCAATACTTGATTTAATATCAAATTTGTCTGAAGAAACACAACAGGCAATTAAAGAAATTAACAATGTCAATGATGAAACTCATGTGTTGTCTCTAAACGCTGCAATTGAAGCTGCCCGTGTGGGTGATGCCGGGCGTGGATTTGGGGTTATAGCCGGATTTATGGGTGACCTTTCACGAACCACTGCTGAAATAACATCAAAAATGGATTCGAACACCCAAAAAAAACTCGTAGATCTTAATTCATTGATATCTATCAATTCTAGAGAAATTAAAGGTGACAGACTTGTGAACCTGTCTTTTACAAACATTGATTTGATAGACAGGGCATTGTATGAACGAACAGCAGATGTTCGCTGGTGGGCTACTGAAGGGAGTGTAATTCAAGCATTAACTCAAAAAACAATTGAAAATAAAGATTTTCTAACAACTCGTCTTCAAACAATTCTCAAGTATTATACAGTATATTCAGATTTGATCGTATGTGACACAAACGGTGTTGTCATTGCAAATGGCTCTTCAAATAATGTGGAGAACACCAACATGAATGATGCTTCGTGGTTTCAAACTGCATTAAAGACTAAAAATGGTAGCGAATATGGATTTGACATAATTAAAACAGAAAAAGGGAATGACACATCAACTGGTCTTGTATTTTCATGTAAAATACACAAAGATGGAAATATTTCTGATGATGTTATAGGAATTCTTGGAGTTGTATTTAATTGGAACCAATTCATTGATGTGATATTCAAAGAAACACCACTTAATGGAAACGAAGTCGATTCTACTAGTTTAGTCATATTGGATTCTGATGGAAACAAACTATCTGAGAACATCAAACACAAAAATATGATTTCAGACCATGATTTACTGCTATTACTTAATGAAACCAAGAATTTTCAAACTATTACTTTAGATAATTCGAAATTATTGGCAGGTCATGCAAAATCAAGCGGATATGAAGGATTTTCTACCGGTTGGCATTCAATAATAATTCAGTCATGACTTATGTTTACTATTTTATTTCGGAATTTACAACAAAGTTAAAAAAACTATGGTTTTGTCAATTAATTTCTCTTCCTTACAGGATCGTAAATTTATCTTGAATTTAATTTAGAAAATACATCATTGACTAAATGAAAGTTTGATTGTAAATACTGTGGGCTTATTTTTGACCAAATCGTATCTACGTGTAAATCCCTGTGATTTAGCAAGTTTGTGCCTAAATTCATGCCAATTTTTTTGCAGAAAAATAGATACTTCTTGTATTTTTTGTATTAATAAAACACACAGGTTGTTTTTAAACTGAAATCATCTATTTCTTTATGTCTAAAATTAATTGCAATTGCTGTGATCTTGTATTTGATTCGGAATCAAAATACTATGCACATTATATTGGCATTCACAAAAGTATTTCCTCATCTACAAAAAAAATTTTAATTTTAGGTGGCGGTTTTGGTGGTATTACGGCGTTAAAGGAAATAGAAAAAAAATTTCAAAAAGAATCTGTAGAAATAACTATTGTTTCAGATAAGAATTCTTTTCTTTTTACTCCAATGTTGCCTCAGGTTGCTTCTGGATTACTACATGCAAGTAATATTACAATACCTATACGATATTTTTGTAAAAAAGCAAAATATTTACATGCTTCTATAGACTCTATTGATTTAGATAATCAACTTGTTACTATTGAAAGATCATTTGATCACAAAGTTCGTACGTTAGAATATGATTATCTGATATTGGCATTGGGTGCACAAACTAATTTCTTTCATAATGAAAATCTCAAAAAACATTCTTTCACAATGAAGAATATTGAAGATGCAATTGCAATTAAAAACCATGTAATTGTAATGCTGGAACATGCTGCACAAACAGGAAACTATGAGCTACAAAGAACATTGTTGACATTTGTTGTTGTTGGCGCAGGATTTGCTGGTGTGGAGACCATAAGCGAAATAAACCAATTTATTAAAAAATCAATCTCAAAATCATACCCTAGCATTAATCCAAAAAATGTAAACATGATTTTAATCTCTTCTAAGGATCGTATTTTGCCTGAAATCAATGGAAAATTGTCTGAAAAAGCTACTATTTTTCTTGAAAAATCTGGAGTAACGATTATGAAAAATACTAAAGCTGATGATGCAGATGAAGAAAATGTTATGTTGAGCAACGGTGGAAAATTGTCTTGTGCTACTTTAATATGGACTGGAGGTACAAAAATGGATCCAGTTATTTCAGATTTGAATTGTGAACATGATGCAAATAAAAGAATTATAGTTGATCAATCATTAAGGATGAAAAATAAAAAAAATGTTTTTGTGTTGGGCGATTGTGCTCTGATTAAAGATGAATCTACGGATACTTTCTATCCGTCAACCGCACAGCATGCAATTAGGGAAGGAAAATTGGTGGCCGAAAATTTGATGCTTGTATTTAATAACCGCAAAAATTTAAAAAAATTCACTTTTCATAGTTTAGGAATAATGGCGATTATCGGTAATAAAGTGGGCATTGCAACTATAGGGGGGAGAAATATTAGTGGATTTTCTGCGTGGTTACTTTGGAGAATGTATTATTTATCAAAAATTCCTTCATTTGGAAAAAAATTAAAAATTTCTGTAGATTGGTTTACTGATAGTATTTTGCCCCCTGATGTGACACACATTGGTTTAATTAAAAAGAAAGAAGTTAATTCAATACATGTCAATGAAAACGTTCCTTCAATTAAAGAACAATTGTTGTCAAATTCGTAATTTATCTAAAGATTACACATAAAGAATTTTCATTTGAAATTGTGTGGATTGAATAATTTTTTAAATGAATTGTGAACATCTTTTCAAAAAACTTCTTCAAAAACTTGGTTCCATTAATTCCTGATTTATGAACAACTTTAAAATTACTTCTTCCTGCTCTTTGTATGTATTCAAACGTCCCAAAATCAGAATCTTGAAAAAATTTTTTACACTTTTCTGCAATCTCTCTGACATTTTCTGATTCTATTATGTTTATCTTGGTATTGATTATGTTGCTAACCACATCATTAATTGCATTTTCAACTGATTGGTTAATTAATTCATTAATTGAAATTTTGCTAAAATTTATTTTAACATTATGACTCACTGGTTTTCTAAATTCACCAAAAAGACTATCTATATTTTCCATATTTTTTGATTTTGTTTCAAGATTCTTATACAAACAACTACTTGCCAATAAAATGGACTATTATCATATGTGTGTCGTTTTTACACAAACGTATTTTCTGATTATTTTAATTATTTTTTAATTTATTTTTAATAAAAATTTTATTTTACCAACAATACAGGAATTGGTGCATTCTGTGATATTTCAAGTGATACACTTCCTAACATTAATTTCCTATCTGATCCATTCCCCCTGGTGCCCATTATTACCAGATCTGCTTTTGTCGAATAAACATAAGACATTACAGTTTGAGTAATTGAGGATGAAGTTGCTATAAATGTTCTACATGGAATTCCGTGCTCCTCTGAAATTTCTTTTAATTTTTTGTGTTTGATTTTTATTTCATTAAGTTTTTTTTGTTCAATGACGGTTTGGTGTGTATTATAATTCAAGAATGAACTTGAATGTTGTTCACTATAAAAAACTGAAAGAATGATTATTTCTGATTTATGCTTAAAATTTAAATTAATTGCATGCCAAAACGCTCTATCTGACATTTTTGAATTATCAAAAGGTACCAAAATTTTTCGAAAAATCGCTTTTGAGAATTTCTCTTGTTGAGGTGTACTCACTTGCATGAATGATATTGGTGTCTAAATTTTAAAGCAAGTTGTATGGTTAATTTAAACAGAATCCTAGAATCAATTATCTATTCTAATTTGTCGTGAAGTTTTCTCATGATGTCCAAATATGTACTAATTTGAGCATGTGTGGGTTCTAGTTCTTTTAGACTTTTAATGTCTACGTTTAGTTTTTCTAATTCTTCATATGTAGTTTTATCTTCAATCACATTCAGTAATTTTTGCAATCCAAACGGTTTTTGCAAAAGCTCCACTATCTGTTTCAAAGTTTTAATTGATTCTTTTAGTGTGTCTTCAACATAAGCTGATGCGAACAAAATCCTTTGTTTTGGACATTTTGCTAATATTTCTGATGCAACTTGCATTCCATTTTTACCTGATAGCTGATAATCTAAAATAACAATATCGTATGGAATTGATTCTGAATTCTGATCAAAATTTGCAAAGTATGTTTTTAATCCTGATTCCCCGTTCGTTTCTAAAGTTACATTATGGTTATTTGATTCTAGAAAAATTTTATATTCTTCAAGCAGGTCAATTTCATCTTCAACAATTAATACATTCATAATTTTAGTTTTCTCTGTATTATTTATAATCTATGTAGAAATCACCGGTTTAGATTTATTTGATACTTTTTCAACGGCCTCCATAATTTGACTTATTTTAAATGGTTTAAAAATTACTGCGTCCACATTACATTCTTTTAGTTTTCTGTCTGTTTCTTGAGTTAAATCTGCAGTAACCATGATGATTTTTGCCTCTTTAAATTTTTGCCTCAAATTTGTTAAAAGATAAAATCCATCGTATTCTGGCATCCAAAGATCTGAAAAAACTATGTCTGGTTTTTTTTCTTCAAATAATTTTACTCCGTCTAAACCATTGTATGCTTTTCCTAAGACCTCAATATCTTGCAATGAAAGAAATTCTGAAAATACTTCTACTGTATCAAAATCATCATCTATAATTACAGCAGTTGTCATGTTGATTTTCTTTTTTTCTGCATGAAAAGGAATTGTTTTAAATTTTTGAACAAACAAAAGTGTCTGTTTAATTTAGACAACCAGTAATTCAAGTTAATTTAAATCATAATGGAAAGTTGTTAGAGATTTCTAGTCACTCCCAATTTAGAATTGGAATATGCATATCAATGATAATTTTGCTGCTAGGCGTAGTTTCAATTTATACTATAAAAACAATGGATGGTATTAATCAAAATTATAATTTTATTTTAGAATACAATCAAAACATTTCAAATTTTGATGATATTAAAATAAAATATGAGCGCCAGATGACTATCTTTGAAAGCTTAAAATCTGAAGAGAATTTGGTAGGTGTTGGCACTTTTTGGATATATAATACAGAAATAAAAAACAAAATTTATGATTTCAATACTTTGATTATTAATAATCCTCAATTCATTGAACTTTTAGAAGATAAAAAATCTCTTGAACTTGAAAATAATATTGATTCATATTATAATTTACATCTAAATTATGAAAATAGCGCATCTGATGCACTATCTTATTTCTATGATGGTGATTTTGGTTCATTTTTACTCGAATATGAAAATCTAAAACATTTGCAATTTGAATTATTTGAAAAACTTGAGGATATAGAACAGACTCTTGAAATAATACCAGTTTATTCCAAAATATCTGTTGAACACATTATTACTGATTTTCAGATTCTACAATGGGCTATGATAATTTTGGTAGGAGTTGTAACTACTATGCTAGTTTTTTTCCTTAATCAGACAAATTCTAATCTCAAATCTGAGATAAAAATGCAAACAAAAAATCTTCAGAAATTAAATGAACAATTAAAAAAAGTAGACAAAAAAAGAGAGGAGTTCATCTCTATTGCATCTCATGAATTAAAAGGTCCAATTCAACCTATTTTTGGATTTGTTGAACTTGCTAAAACAGGAATTATCTCTAATCAGGAGGCTTTGGAAGGAATATCTAACATTGCTCTAAATCTGGAAAATATTGCAAATAATGTACTAGATCTGACAAAAATTGAAAATGATGAACTAGAATTACACTTGGAGAAAAATAGCATAAATGACCTGATTTCTGAAGTATTGGATTCTGAGCATTTTAATCCTGACAGAAAAGTACCGATAATTACCAGACTTGATGTTGATGTAGTCATGAATCTTGACAGGACTAGAATTAAACAGGTTTTGAGAAATATTTTGGATAACTGTATAAAATTTACAGAAACAGGTACTATTACTATTCAAACTAATTTATTAAAAGACAAAAAAACTCTAAAACTTTTCATAACTGATTCGGGTCCTGAAATCCCACATGATGTTTTACCAAAAATTTTCAAAAAATTTGTGACAAAAGGTAATTACAAGGTTTCAGGATTTGGACTTGGACTGTATATATCCAAAAATATTGTTGACGCTCATAAAGGGAAAATTTCTGCATATAACAAAAATGGACATCCTGTTTTTGAGATATCCTTACCTATAATTTCATTTGATCTTACATGGAAAGATTCTGAGTCATCTAATTTAGAAAAAAATATTGAATATAACTAGCGATAAAATATTTTAAATTATAAAATTTATACCAATTCTAGAATCTTTGATAACTGAAATGGTTTTTGAAGAAACAAAACTTTGTCTTTTAATTTTGAAAAGTTTCTCTCAGTTGATAATGCATATGCTGATGCTAGAATAATTTTTTGTTCTGGATTTAGGGATAAAATGTCTCCTGCTACTTCTGCCCCGTTTCTTTGAGGCATTGAATGATCCAAAATCAATACATCAAATGTGCTCTTCTTTGAATCTGCATTAATGCTTTTTGTATATTTTTGAATACATTCTTCTCCATCTTTTACAATCTCGACTTGATGATTTTCACTTTCAAGTATTTTTGCATATTGTGTTGCTGTGAATTTATTATCTTCTGCAACTAGAATTTTCTTTGCCATGATTTTTTCAGTAAATTCTGGTTAATCATGTCTTGTCTGTTCAAATCAAACACGGAAATTTGATTTTTAATGTAAAACAGTTCGTTCGTTTAACACACATTATATAATATTATCCAAATACTTCTGACTGATTCTATGCGATTTACAAGTTCTGATAAATATGATGGATTTGAGAATGATTCTAGAGAAGAAGCACAATTATTAGAAAAATTTAATGATTATGCAAATCTAGAAAAAAAGATTTCAAAGCGAGCGTTTCTCGAAATATCTGATGAATCAAAACCTGGAAAATTTGGCAAAAAATTCATTATATCTGCAATGATTCAAGGAGCGATTGTTACTGGGTTAACAATAGCTCTTTTTTTAAATCAACTTTTTGTGTTTAGTGGAAATACTCAAAACATGTTTGATTTTGCCTTTACTGATAATCTCGGAATTTTCTTTTTTGGATTTGTTTTGCAAATTGGATTAACTGCAGGATTGGCAACAATTGGCATATTTTATAATCATATTGAAACAAATTTGCATAGTGGGTTTACAAAATTCAATACTCTGCTGTCATGGATTCATCTATTTGGAACAAATATTTTTGGTAGTATGATTACAATATCTTTGATTTTTGCTGGTATTGCCACTAGTCCACTATATCAAACAGAATTGAGTTATTTACTGTCTTCAATCCCTGCCTTGGTTTACATTTCTGCCGTTTGTCTTGCAGTTGTCATGGGTATTGGGATTCTTGGAACCTCTTTTTCATTTATCAAAAAAAATACTGATGATTAAGATAGAGCGCAGATAGGAAGAATGTTCACCCAAATCTCATATGGGTTAACCTTGTCAATATCGTTAATGGGGAAGAAAAACTCTTCATCACAGTTGATTTCTTTTGGTTGAGGTTTATTTTCAAGATCATTGCTAAACATCATTGCTAGGTCCATCGTCCATGTGGGAATTACAGCTGTTTTTGGCTGAAGTTCTTTCTTTTTATTATAGTCGTCAAGCAAAATACGTGCAATTCCATTTCCATCAAACTCACCTGTGACTCCCAGGTTTTTCAGCAATCCTGAAATCATGTCTGTATCAATATCTTCACGTTGTGGGATGTTGGAAATTCCCTCTATTACCTCTAAAATTAACTCATCATTTACTGAATTGTTATCTGAGATGACTTCTTCAATAATAGGCGTGAGTGTATAGTGATCATAATCATATGATACAGCGGAGATTGAATTTGACAATGGATTTGCAACATAGATGATATTTGCAGTTGGAGA encodes the following:
- a CDS encoding response regulator, with product MAKKILVAEDNKFTATQYAKILESENHQVEIVKDGEECIQKYTKSINADSKKSTFDVLILDHSMPQRNGAEVAGDILSLNPEQKIILASAYALSTERNFSKLKDKVLFLQKPFQLSKILELV
- a CDS encoding universal stress protein, which gives rise to MQVSTPQQEKFSKAIFRKILVPFDNSKMSDRAFWHAINLNFKHKSEIIILSVFYSEQHSSSFLNYNTHQTVIEQKKLNEIKIKHKKLKEISEEHGIPCRTFIATSSSITQTVMSYVYSTKADLVIMGTRGNGSDRKLMLGSVSLEISQNAPIPVLLVK
- a CDS encoding response regulator; this translates as MTTAVIIDDDFDTVEVFSEFLSLQDIEVLGKAYNGLDGVKLFEEKKPDIVFSDLWMPEYDGFYLLTNLRQKFKEAKIIMVTADLTQETDRKLKECNVDAVIFKPFKISQIMEAVEKVSNKSKPVIST
- a CDS encoding NAD(P)/FAD-dependent oxidoreductase: MSKINCNCCDLVFDSESKYYAHYIGIHKSISSSTKKILILGGGFGGITALKEIEKKFQKESVEITIVSDKNSFLFTPMLPQVASGLLHASNITIPIRYFCKKAKYLHASIDSIDLDNQLVTIERSFDHKVRTLEYDYLILALGAQTNFFHNENLKKHSFTMKNIEDAIAIKNHVIVMLEHAAQTGNYELQRTLLTFVVVGAGFAGVETISEINQFIKKSISKSYPSINPKNVNMILISSKDRILPEINGKLSEKATIFLEKSGVTIMKNTKADDADEENVMLSNGGKLSCATLIWTGGTKMDPVISDLNCEHDANKRIIVDQSLRMKNKKNVFVLGDCALIKDESTDTFYPSTAQHAIREGKLVAENLMLVFNNRKNLKKFTFHSLGIMAIIGNKVGIATIGGRNISGFSAWLLWRMYYLSKIPSFGKKLKISVDWFTDSILPPDVTHIGLIKKKEVNSIHVNENVPSIKEQLLSNS
- a CDS encoding HAMP domain-containing sensor histidine kinase; amino-acid sequence: MIILLLGVVSIYTIKTMDGINQNYNFILEYNQNISNFDDIKIKYERQMTIFESLKSEENLVGVGTFWIYNTEIKNKIYDFNTLIINNPQFIELLEDKKSLELENNIDSYYNLHLNYENSASDALSYFYDGDFGSFLLEYENLKHLQFELFEKLEDIEQTLEIIPVYSKISVEHIITDFQILQWAMIILVGVVTTMLVFFLNQTNSNLKSEIKMQTKNLQKLNEQLKKVDKKREEFISIASHELKGPIQPIFGFVELAKTGIISNQEALEGISNIALNLENIANNVLDLTKIENDELELHLEKNSINDLISEVLDSEHFNPDRKVPIITRLDVDVVMNLDRTRIKQVLRNILDNCIKFTETGTITIQTNLLKDKKTLKLFITDSGPEIPHDVLPKIFKKFVTKGNYKVSGFGLGLYISKNIVDAHKGKISAYNKNGHPVFEISLPIISFDLTWKDSESSNLEKNIEYN
- a CDS encoding cache domain-containing protein, yielding MSDSQQVIELHENKKDFFQQVVEQTSEIGHEINRALKSTKEINGRAHMLSTTAKIEANRTGDIGRNFLVVSNSIDELSTKTDEVLDKMKKETIREIENLSKSIESKSVSIRGSRLATLALTNIRLIDRNLFERAADVRWWATDDILVKSLVENNIDAYQEAENRLRVILQSYTVYYDLILCDVEGNCKASGESKFGFTGRNFSDKPWFKGAMNTNSGKEHAFETVHHSPSVNDDYTVTYSCKIHEGGNPDNKVIGVLGAVFKWTEFAQRIVNETSLSSEEKSKTRVLLCDDAGNVLADTKERILKQTINFKGKNDLFLKEKGFSVVEKDGIKKIVCHALSPGFEGYRSKEWHSLIIQDIDASCQDLDLTDNNDESLDSILDLISNLSEETQQAIKEINNVNDETHVLSLNAAIEAARVGDAGRGFGVIAGFMGDLSRTTAEITSKMDSNTQKKLVDLNSLISINSREIKGDRLVNLSFTNIDLIDRALYERTADVRWWATEGSVIQALTQKTIENKDFLTTRLQTILKYYTVYSDLIVCDTNGVVIANGSSNNVENTNMNDASWFQTALKTKNGSEYGFDIIKTEKGNDTSTGLVFSCKIHKDGNISDDVIGILGVVFNWNQFIDVIFKETPLNGNEVDSTSLVILDSDGNKLSENIKHKNMISDHDLLLLLNETKNFQTITLDNSKLLAGHAKSSGYEGFSTGWHSIIIQS
- a CDS encoding response regulator, which translates into the protein MNVLIVEDEIDLLEEYKIFLESNNHNVTLETNGESGLKTYFANFDQNSESIPYDIVILDYQLSGKNGMQVASEILAKCPKQRILFASAYVEDTLKESIKTLKQIVELLQKPFGLQKLLNVIEDKTTYEELEKLNVDIKSLKELEPTHAQISTYLDIMRKLHDKLE